One Falco peregrinus isolate bFalPer1 chromosome W, bFalPer1.pri, whole genome shotgun sequence genomic window, AATTCAATGATGTTTACAGTTAAGCGGGGGGATGGGAACTTCTGATAGCCGAGGGCTTGATGCATTGATCACGAGAAAGCGCAGCCTGGCACCTCCTGGGGAGTGCCCCTGCGCAGATGAACTGCCTGACTGCAgcatcggggggggggggggggggggggggcgttgtGAGCCACGTGGAGGTGATGCCCATGGGGGAAACGCATGAGTGGGACAGCGGGGAAGAGCCTGGCTTCCAGACTCGGGACGGGGTTCGGTTAGCGATTAAGAAGAgtggaggcagcagcatcttcctccGCGTGgggctgcaccctgcctgccaggTCTCAGACCAGGCAGTACAGTCTCCCTTGCAGCTCCGTGTGTTACGGGTGGAGAACCTGAGCGTGGAGAGGAGGGTGGGAACGGATGACTGCCAGTTAACAGCAGAGGTGGAAAGAGAAGCACCACATCCAGTGCTCCCTTTGCAAGTTTCGTTTCTTCCTGTGGGCATCTGCTGGGGAGATGAGATGGTTAATGaccatgcttttgcttttttttggctTGAACTTAGGCCTCTTCATGGTGTTTGCGTTGCAAGGAGATGGTAGAGTCTTGGTTCTCTGTGTGGCGTCTGTAGCATCATTGCTGGGGTGGTTCTCATCACTGGAGGCTGGGAGCAACGACCCAGTGGGATGTGGTCACTGCGTGtcctccctgccaggctgggcagaggccAGCAGTGCCGCAGGGTGCGGCTGGCAAAGGGAGgcggccagggctgctgcaaagctggggaaagctcTCCCGTGCATGCTTTCCCCTTCCAGGGGGGTGTTCTATTCCAAAGCTGAGACCCTGGATGCACTTCCACCTGAGCCTGGGTGCAGAGATAAGGCCAGGTGGCCCAGGGAGAGCCCAGGTCTTGGCCAAACTGCACCAGGCAGTCTGGAAACGGGCTCTTTTACTgccgcagggctgcagggattGCCCAGGGTCGTGCAAAAGTGTCCCATTGGACATGGCATGGGCACTTTGCTCATGGCTGTCTCTGATTGCATCCctggttttttcttcccctctttggTTCTTCTGGAGCTTGCTGCAGCCAGCGCAAGCAGCCCCTgcggtgtggctggagcaccgTGCGCAGGCAGCGCAGCGGAGGAGCGCAAACCTGGGAGGGGGCGGGAGGTGTCAGCAGGTTGCCCACACAACACAGATGGACATGGGAAACTCGCTGCTCACAGAGAGGCTGTTGCGCCTCTTTGTTTTCCCCACTAACTGTTGTTGTGGTGTCTTGCAGGCACAGAAGAATAAGGCAGGATGGATGTCTATGACCCTCAGATGCTGAATGTTGTGCTCTTTGGAGGTTTGATGGTGGTATCAGCCATTGGGATCTTCCTGGTGTTCACCTTCATGGAGAAGGTCCTCCGTCCTTCTGAGGAAGCCTTGGCCAAGCAAGGCAAAGGGCTTAAGAAGactcagcagaaggaaaaacagaaaaagaagaaagaggaagctgttgagaaaaaaggaaaaggaaagaaaaatcaagagaaacCTAATGGACAGGTCCCAGAGGCACACCAAAGTGCTCCAGTGGTCAGCTCTGTCaccataaagaaaagcaatgttcTTCCAGCCCATGAGGAGCAGAAGCATAATGGACCTGTCAAGAAGGTGTCTGCATCCAAGAAGAAGAGCGAGCCAGGTAAGGCCAAGTTCCTCTGCATATATCCCCGTCGGGTAAGCCGGCAGAGGGATCGGAGAAGGGCTGGAGTCATCTCGTTCCCTTAGCAAAGAGCTGGAATGAACCTGCCTGGTGAAAGGCAGGAGATGACCTTGCTGCTCTGCATCACTGGCACCACTGCGTGGAGCGACAGTCCCCCAGCAAGGCTGTGTCACAATGGAGTCCAGCTTCTGATGcccaccatgtctctgctcCCTGGCTTTAGCAAAGCGTGCCCAGCTCCGTCTGGAATTGATCAGTGTGATGGAGGGCGGTGGCAGGGTGGCAGGAGCAGtagcagagccaggcagaggtggcagctggCTCAGGGAACGCTTGTCTGTGGTGAGCACCGTCCCCAGCGCTCGTCACATTGCTTTCAGTTAGAGAGGTATCAAACTTGGCTGTGGACATCTGGGCGGTTGCTGGCGTGAAATGGCAGTTATGGGGTTGAAGTCAACTGAGGCGATGCTACTCAGCCCTGCCGTTGGCTCAAGCGGTCCCaacccctcctctctcctccccagcacctgcGGACTCGGATGGGCCCCTCCACCTGCCCTACAAGACGCTCGTGTCCACGGTCAGCAGCACGGTGTTCGGCGAGGGGGAGGCCCAGCGGCTCATCGAGATCCTGACGGAGAAAGCGGGCGTCGTCCAGGACACCTGGCACACGGTAGGGCTGCCAGCAGTGTCGTGTCCACCAGGGCTGGGCCAAGCCTCCGGGGGTGCGGAGGGGTGAAGGCAGCCCGTTTTCGGGCAGGCTGTCCCCCGAGGGGCAGCCTTAGAGGCAGGAGCTGAATTTTCccctggagcagagggcaggaCCCTGTGCGTGTGGGGTGGAGGGGTTGGATGCGTGGTGATGCAGGAGGTGGTGGTCCCTGCTGATGTGCCACCCTGTGCCGGCAGGCCAAGCAGAAGGGTGACCCTGTCACTGTCCTGAAACgtcagctggaggagaaggagaagcagatCGCCACtaagcaggaggctgcagccgcTGCCAGAAacaaggtggaggagctgagTCAGGTAAGTGCCGCGCAGCCCTCCCGGCACCCCTGGCACGGGCTCTGCGCCTCACGGCTCGCCGTGTGCCTCCCTCTCCCTGTGTCTTACCCGCCCTTGGAGGTGAAGCCCAGGGGTTCTCTGGGCCCTTCatccatttgctgttttctccccaAAAAGGGGAGGAGATGCCCACCTGAGCTCCTCTGCTGGGCCTGATCCAGCCCGGGGAGGCACGTGCCCTGttggcagccacagctggaggGGGCTAAAGCCGTGCCCGTAAGagactgcagctttctgctgctttacGGAGGACAATAAAGCCCTTCTCATCTCTTGCCAGAGCCCCTGAGCTGAGAAGATATTGATCAGTCCCTTTTTAAGGAGCCTGATCCTATTTACAGCCCCCTTGCCTGACTCAGCCCCTTGCCTCCACCTCTTGTTGGGTGTTGAAGTCAGAAGGGACCCCCGGCGCGTCAtgctcagcacctcctgccctgcagccgccaggaccctgctgcagcaggtccatctgcctgcaggcaggagaggagagggcgAAGCCACCCTGTGCACTGAGTGCTGTGCTAAGCCCCGGCCTGTGCAGGCAGCCCCGGGCAGCGGCACGGCATCACCCAGCCGGCCAAGAGAGCACCCCTGCCTTGGCAGGGGGcggagggggtgtgtgtttggtttgtgggggtgttttctttttttagttttcctgctttgccCCAAACTTGATGTGATGATATTGATCCTGGGGCCGGGGAGGGGAATAAAATTCCAGGCTGTCACTCCTGTCTCTTAGCTGGCCCAGTGTGGAACAACAGTGGCATCCAGTGGCCACTGAGCCCAAAGCTTAATGCAGGAGGAAATGTAAGTGCGGAAGGGTGTAGCTGGGCCTGGGGGCAGCACCGAAAGGGTTACACTTCTTAGAGTCTTCTGAGCCAGGAGGCCACTTGTTTCGAGTCCCCTTAAAGCAGGGGAGTTCCTGCGCTGAAACTGACTGGGTGGCTTCTCTCCTCCAAGGAGCTGGCAGCCGAGCGGGCCAAGGCGACAACCCTGGAGGGCAAGctgaaggagcagctgctggcccgCGAGCAGGAGATGGCAGCGGTGCAGGCACGCATGCAGGCCAGCTACCAGGACCATGTCAGCGAAacgcagcagctgcagggcaaggTGAGCCCCACGcggtgctctgcagcttcctccGCTGGCTGCCGGCTGGCCCTcggtggcagctgcctggtcTTTTAGAGAAGACCAAGGTGGACGAGGGGGCCAGAGCCTCGGGGAGGGGCAAGAGCCCCGCAGTGCTCCTGAGCTGTGGTGCTCATGCTAGAAGAGGGATGTGGGAGCATCCTCATGGGATGCAGCAGCCGCAGGGGCTGTCAGCATCAGCAGACACCTCGCTGTGGCTTCCTTGCCAGTCCTTGCCAGTCCCTCTTGCTCATGGAGTGGGCTCCTCAGGGGAGAGCTGAGGGGCTGGCAGCGGCGGCATTAACCCCTGTTGGTCTCTCCCTAGATCCGcaccctgcaggagcagctggagaatgGCCCCGACACGCAGCTGGCTcgcctgcagcaggagaactCCATCCTGAGCGATGCCTTCTGCCAGATCAGAAGTCAGATGGAGAGCAAGTAAgactggggtgggggcagagcctggggccCCCTCTGGCAAGCCCTGGGGGTGGCTGTCCATCATGATTGGCCACCCCCTTTCTTGAGGGTGCTTCTACAGATGCCCCAGCTAGCTGGAGTAGAGGAGGGAGTGAGGAAGAGATTGCCAAATG contains:
- the LOC114012406 gene encoding ribosome-binding protein 1-like, translating into MDVYDPQMLNVVLFGGLMVVSAIGIFLVFTFMEKVLRPSEEALAKQGKGLKKTQQKEKQKKKKEEAVEKKGKGKKNQEKPNGQVPEAHQSAPVVSSVTIKKSNVLPAHEEQKHNGPVKKVSASKKKSEPAPADSDGPLHLPYKTLVSTVSSTVFGEGEAQRLIEILTEKAGVVQDTWHTAKQKGDPVTVLKRQLEEKEKQIATKQEAAAAARNKVEELSQELAAERAKATTLEGKLKEQLLAREQEMAAVQARMQASYQDHVSETQQLQGKIRTLQEQLENGPDTQLARLQQENSILSDAFCQIRSQMESKQNAEVARLQEWCGKLMNELSEKSEVLQQEEHLRKSWKMKVAALEKQMEQLQEKLGKKKKKEPGPGSKRTTGATEGYPGPTGQRENEEV